The following are from one region of the Acidobacteriota bacterium genome:
- a CDS encoding diacylglycerol kinase family lipid kinase, translating to MTFPFLTIVNPAAGGGKSRKLVGAALDRLRAGGLALETVETHAEGDATRIARDAYGRGYRKFLAVGGDGTSYEVVNGLFPDALATSSAESHIPTLAFLPLGTGNSFLRDFGDQGVEHAMQALLARRSQACDVLRLTHREGVLYYINLLSVGFAADVNILRSRRFKNSGQMGYFASIFMGLAQLKRRPFPVRVAGEKEFDRRSCLFLSFNNSKFTGGTMMIAPTAATDDGLIDFVRWGPIGRAGLVRNLSTLYDGTHVQHPLAESKKTQRVEFDLDGPIDVMVDGEALTVHCEAIDVLPSVLQVVV from the coding sequence GTGACCTTCCCTTTTCTAACCATCGTTAATCCGGCGGCGGGGGGCGGCAAGTCACGCAAACTTGTCGGCGCGGCATTGGATCGCCTCCGAGCGGGTGGACTCGCGCTTGAAACTGTTGAAACCCATGCGGAGGGGGATGCGACTCGGATAGCTCGCGACGCGTACGGTCGGGGTTACCGAAAATTCCTCGCGGTGGGTGGGGATGGAACTTCGTACGAGGTCGTCAATGGACTGTTTCCGGACGCGCTAGCCACAAGCAGCGCTGAATCGCACATACCGACGCTGGCATTTTTGCCGTTGGGTACCGGCAATTCTTTTCTGCGCGATTTTGGAGATCAGGGTGTTGAGCACGCGATGCAGGCGCTACTGGCTCGGCGGTCGCAGGCGTGCGACGTTCTGCGATTGACGCATCGCGAGGGCGTCCTGTATTACATCAACCTGCTCAGCGTGGGGTTTGCGGCCGACGTCAATATTTTGCGGTCCCGGCGGTTCAAGAATTCAGGGCAGATGGGATACTTTGCTTCCATCTTCATGGGGCTGGCGCAGTTGAAGCGGCGTCCTTTCCCGGTGCGGGTGGCGGGTGAGAAGGAATTCGATCGGCGCTCGTGCCTCTTTCTGAGTTTTAACAACAGCAAGTTTACCGGCGGCACCATGATGATCGCTCCGACCGCCGCCACTGACGACGGCTTGATTGATTTCGTGCGCTGGGGACCGATCGGTCGCGCGGGGTTGGTCAGGAACCTGAGCACTTTGTATGACGGGACACACGTGCAGCATCCGTTGGCAGAGAGTAAGAAGACACAGCGGGTGGAGTTCGATCTCGATGGCCCGATTGATGTGATGGTGGACGGCGAAGCGCTTACGGTACATTGCGAAGCGATCGATGTTTTGCCGTCGGTATTGCAGGTCGTGGTATAA